In Helicobacter pylori, a single genomic region encodes these proteins:
- a CDS encoding amino acid ABC transporter substrate-binding protein, producing the protein MKKVLFLLVISFFLGFLNASSLYEKLINKETISVGTEGIYPPFTYHDKEGKLTGYDVEVARELAKELGVKIKFHETSWDIMLTGLKSGRFDMVANQVSLTTKKRQAAFDKSLPYSYSGTIMLVRKDENRIKDIKDIKGLRAANTLSSTYGEIAFKYDAQIVSVDSMAQALLLVAQKRADLTLNSSLAILNYLNTHKNSPFKIAWESQEKDGGASFVINKHQEKALELINQAMQRLINKGVLKRLGEQFFGKDVSQP; encoded by the coding sequence ATGAAAAAAGTTTTATTTTTATTAGTAATAAGCTTTTTTTTGGGTTTTTTGAACGCTTCTAGCCTGTATGAAAAACTTATTAATAAAGAAACGATCAGCGTTGGCACAGAAGGCATTTACCCCCCTTTCACTTACCATGATAAAGAGGGCAAGCTCACCGGCTATGATGTGGAAGTGGCTAGGGAGTTGGCTAAAGAGCTTGGCGTGAAAATCAAATTCCATGAAACTTCATGGGATATCATGCTTACAGGCCTAAAATCGGGGCGTTTTGATATGGTCGCTAACCAGGTGAGTTTGACGACTAAAAAACGCCAAGCGGCTTTTGATAAAAGCTTGCCTTATAGCTATTCAGGCACGATCATGTTAGTTAGAAAAGATGAAAACCGCATTAAAGACATTAAAGACATTAAAGGCTTGAGAGCGGCTAACACTTTAAGCTCCACTTATGGGGAAATCGCTTTCAAATACGACGCTCAAATCGTTTCGGTGGATTCTATGGCGCAAGCCTTGTTGTTAGTGGCGCAAAAACGAGCCGATTTGACCTTAAATAGTTCTTTAGCGATCTTAAACTACCTTAACACCCATAAAAATAGCCCCTTTAAAATCGCATGGGAGTCCCAAGAAAAAGATGGGGGCGCTTCCTTTGTTATTAACAAGCACCAAGAAAAAGCCTTAGAGCTTATCAACCAAGCGATGCAAAGATTGATCAACAAAGGGGTTTTAAAACGCTTAGGCGAACAATTTTTTGGAAAAGATGTCAGCCAGCCCTAA
- a CDS encoding amino acid ABC transporter permease: MSASPNLSLFFESLDLSKERLELLLEAFYPMLKAAFCISLPLAIISFILGLLIAIVVALIKIAPPKHFMHKALLAGVNFYVSIIRGTPLLVQIVVVFYGLPALGVYMDPIPAGIIAFSFNVGAYASETLRASFLSVPKDQWDSSLSLGLNYLQTFWHVIFFQALKVATPSLSNTFISLFKETSLASVVTIAEVFRIAQQKANASYDFLPIYLEAALIYWLFCLVLEVIQKRVEKILN, from the coding sequence ATGTCAGCCAGCCCTAATTTGTCTTTGTTTTTTGAATCTTTAGATTTGAGCAAGGAGCGTTTGGAATTATTATTAGAGGCTTTCTACCCCATGCTAAAAGCCGCTTTTTGCATTTCTTTGCCTTTAGCGATCATCTCTTTTATTTTGGGCTTATTGATTGCTATTGTGGTGGCTCTCATTAAAATCGCACCCCCCAAACATTTCATGCATAAGGCTTTATTAGCGGGCGTGAATTTTTATGTGTCAATCATTAGAGGCACGCCTTTATTGGTCCAAATCGTGGTGGTGTTTTATGGTTTGCCCGCTCTTGGGGTTTATATGGATCCAATCCCGGCAGGTATTATTGCGTTTTCCTTTAATGTGGGGGCATACGCTTCAGAGACTTTAAGGGCGAGCTTTCTTTCTGTCCCTAAAGATCAATGGGATTCAAGCTTGAGTTTGGGCTTGAATTACTTGCAAACCTTTTGGCATGTCATCTTTTTTCAAGCGCTCAAAGTCGCCACGCCAAGCCTGAGTAACACTTTCATTAGCCTTTTTAAAGAAACTTCTTTGGCGTCTGTGGTAACTATCGCAGAGGTTTTTAGAATCGCGCAACAAAAAGCGAACGCCAGCTATGATTTTTTGCCTATTTATTTGGAAGCCGCTTTGATTTATTGGCTTTTTTGCTTGGTTTTAGAAGTGATCCAAAAACGCGTGGAAAAAATCTTAAATTAG
- a CDS encoding MFS transporter, with the protein MKHLGKKEVRTLGLSSLGGTLEFYDFIIFVFFTSIIAKHFFPNTLSPIWSEINTYGIFAAGYLARPLGGIVMAHFGDKFGRKNMFMLSILLMVIPTFALALMPTFNHLVNFGVDSMGLSLKNAHYLGYIAPVFLVFVRICQGVAVGGELPGAWVFVHEHAPQGQKNTYIGFLTASVVSGILLGSLVYIGIYMVFDKPVVEDWAWRVAFGLGGIFGIISVYLRRFLEETPVFQQMKQDDALVKFPLKEVFKNSLFGISISMLITWVLTACILIFILFVPNFTLTHPNFHFTPFEKTYFQILGLVGIVSSIILTGFLADKIKPHKVCMAFSAAFGFFGFLFFKEFYSNAPSLVNTIVLYFLACFCAGIMNFCPIFMSDVFSAKIRFSGISFAYNIAYAITAGFTPQLSSWLNAKAIAAPESLQSYGLSFYIFVVALIAFIVSLLMAPIYHKSSDTEVSPTA; encoded by the coding sequence ATAAAACATTTAGGCAAAAAAGAGGTAAGAACCTTAGGGTTATCTTCGCTTGGCGGGACTTTAGAATTTTACGATTTTATCATCTTTGTATTTTTTACAAGCATCATTGCCAAACACTTTTTCCCAAACACGCTTAGCCCTATTTGGTCTGAAATCAACACTTATGGTATCTTTGCTGCAGGTTATCTAGCACGCCCGCTTGGCGGCATAGTGATGGCCCACTTTGGGGATAAATTCGGTCGTAAAAACATGTTCATGCTCTCTATTTTATTGATGGTGATCCCAACCTTTGCGTTAGCTTTGATGCCAACTTTTAATCATTTGGTGAATTTTGGCGTGGATAGCATGGGACTTAGCCTAAAAAACGCTCATTATCTTGGTTATATAGCTCCTGTTTTTTTGGTGTTTGTTAGGATTTGTCAGGGCGTCGCTGTGGGTGGTGAATTGCCTGGCGCTTGGGTTTTTGTCCATGAACATGCTCCGCAAGGCCAAAAAAACACTTATATTGGTTTTTTAACCGCTTCCGTAGTTTCTGGGATTTTGCTTGGGAGTTTGGTTTATATTGGGATTTACATGGTTTTTGACAAGCCTGTTGTTGAAGATTGGGCTTGGCGGGTTGCTTTTGGGCTTGGAGGGATTTTTGGTATCATTTCTGTGTATTTGAGGCGCTTTTTAGAAGAAACTCCTGTTTTTCAGCAAATGAAGCAGGACGATGCCTTAGTCAAATTCCCGCTTAAAGAGGTGTTTAAAAACTCTCTCTTTGGCATATCAATCTCCATGCTTATCACTTGGGTTTTAACCGCTTGTATTTTGATTTTTATCCTTTTTGTTCCCAATTTTACCCTTACGCATCCTAATTTTCATTTCACTCCGTTTGAAAAAACCTATTTTCAAATTTTAGGACTTGTTGGTATTGTAAGTTCTATTATTTTAACCGGGTTTTTGGCCGATAAAATCAAACCGCACAAAGTTTGCATGGCTTTTAGTGCGGCCTTTGGGTTTTTTGGCTTTTTATTCTTTAAAGAATTTTATTCTAACGCGCCAAGTTTAGTCAATACCATAGTTTTATACTTTTTAGCGTGCTTTTGCGCAGGTATTATGAATTTTTGCCCCATTTTTATGAGCGATGTGTTTAGCGCCAAAATCCGTTTTAGCGGGATTTCTTTCGCTTATAACATAGCCTATGCTATAACTGCTGGCTTTACCCCTCAACTTTCAAGCTGGTTAAACGCAAAAGCCATAGCAGCGCCTGAAAGCTTGCAAAGTTATGGTTTAAGCTTTTATATTTTTGTGGTTGCTTTAATCGCTTTTATCGTATCGCTTTTAATGGCGCCAATTTACCACAAATCTAGTGATACCGAAGTGTCGCCCACGGCATGA
- a CDS encoding GNAT family N-acetyltransferase, with protein MTIKVFSPKYPTELEEFYAQRIADNPLGFIQRLDLLPSISGFVQKLRERGGEFFGMRKDKKLIGICGLNPINKTEAELCKFHMDSAYQSQGLGQKLYESVERYAFIKGYTKISLHVSKSQIKACNLYQKLGFVPIKEEDCVVELGKETLIFPTLFMEKILS; from the coding sequence ATGACCATCAAAGTTTTTTCGCCCAAATACCCTACTGAATTGGAAGAATTTTATGCCCAACGCATCGCTGATAACCCTTTAGGGTTTATCCAACGCTTGGATCTTTTGCCCAGCATTAGCGGGTTCGTTCAAAAATTGCGCGAGCGTGGCGGGGAATTTTTTGGAATGAGAAAGGATAAAAAGCTCATTGGGATCTGCGGGCTTAATCCTATCAATAAGACAGAAGCAGAGCTGTGCAAATTCCACATGGATAGCGCTTATCAATCTCAAGGGCTGGGTCAAAAACTCTATGAGAGCGTGGAGCGATACGCTTTTATCAAAGGCTATACTAAAATCTCTCTGCATGTGAGTAAGAGTCAAATCAAGGCATGCAATCTCTATCAAAAGCTGGGTTTTGTGCCAATCAAAGAAGAAGATTGCGTGGTTGAGTTGGGCAAAGAAACTTTGATTTTTCCCACTCTTTTTATGGAAAAGATTCTGTCTTAA
- a CDS encoding 6-pyruvoyl tetrahydropterin synthase family protein has translation MVIRRLYKFCASHVVRNCSSLKCAQNIHGHNYEVEVFIETNRLDSANMALDFGLMQQEMQVFIESFDHAHHFWDKESDEFQSFIENHCVRYVKCSFNLSAESYALMFLYYLTRILQKSVFSNNEGELKISSVRVHETKNGYAESFLKDLENPHFKSLVHQNCVSFSQGIQKLWHDKDFFNKIISDEKQCFFHAKPLHQIP, from the coding sequence ATGGTTATCAGGAGATTGTATAAATTTTGCGCTAGCCATGTGGTGCGCAATTGCTCTTCTTTAAAATGCGCTCAAAATATCCATGGGCATAATTATGAAGTGGAGGTTTTTATTGAAACCAACCGCTTAGACAGCGCGAACATGGCGTTAGATTTTGGGCTGATGCAACAAGAAATGCAAGTTTTCATTGAGTCGTTTGATCATGCCCATCATTTTTGGGACAAAGAAAGCGATGAGTTCCAGAGTTTTATAGAAAATCATTGCGTTCGTTATGTGAAATGTTCGTTCAATTTGAGCGCAGAGAGTTACGCTCTCATGTTTTTATACTACCTGACAAGGATTTTACAAAAAAGCGTTTTTTCCAATAACGAAGGGGAGTTAAAAATCTCTAGCGTGCGCGTGCATGAAACTAAAAACGGCTATGCGGAGAGCTTTTTAAAAGATTTAGAAAACCCCCATTTTAAATCTTTAGTGCATCAAAATTGCGTCTCTTTCTCGCAAGGCATTCAAAAATTGTGGCATGATAAGGATTTTTTTAATAAAATCATTAGCGATGAAAAACAATGCTTTTTCCACGCTAAACCCCTACACCAGATCCCATGA
- the surE gene encoding 5'/3'-nucleotidase SurE, with amino-acid sequence MKKILLTNDDGYHAKGIKALEQALENMAEIYVVAPKHEKSACSQCITITAPLRAEKIKGKEGRHYRIDDGTPSDCVYLAINELFKHVPFDLVISGINLGSNMGEDTIYSGTVAGAIEGTIQGVPSIAISQILSNKNKNTPLSFDLAQKIIQDLVQNIFTNGYPLKGRKLLNVNVPNCSLQEYKGECITPKGYRLYKKEVHKRTDPKNESYFWLGLHPLEWQKRENEDRLSDFDAIASNHASITPLNLDLTSYDDLKSLESWHEGMLK; translated from the coding sequence ATGAAAAAAATTTTACTCACTAACGATGACGGCTACCATGCAAAAGGCATTAAAGCTTTAGAACAAGCTTTAGAAAACATGGCAGAAATCTATGTGGTCGCCCCCAAGCATGAAAAAAGCGCATGCTCGCAATGCATCACGATCACTGCACCTTTAAGAGCGGAGAAAATTAAGGGTAAAGAAGGCCGGCATTATAGGATTGATGATGGCACGCCAAGCGATTGCGTGTATTTGGCTATCAATGAGCTTTTCAAACATGTCCCTTTTGATTTAGTGATTTCAGGGATCAATCTTGGATCTAACATGGGCGAAGACACAATTTATTCGGGAACGGTGGCCGGAGCGATTGAAGGCACCATTCAGGGCGTGCCTTCCATTGCGATTTCTCAAATCCTTTCTAACAAAAATAAAAACACTCCCTTAAGTTTTGATCTAGCTCAAAAGATTATCCAGGATTTAGTCCAAAACATTTTCACAAACGGCTACCCTTTAAAAGGGCGCAAACTCTTGAATGTGAATGTCCCTAATTGCTCCTTACAAGAATATAAGGGCGAATGCATCACCCCTAAGGGCTATAGGTTGTATAAAAAAGAAGTGCATAAGCGCACAGACCCCAAAAATGAAAGCTATTTTTGGCTAGGGCTACACCCTTTAGAATGGCAAAAGCGCGAAAATGAAGACAGACTCTCTGATTTTGACGCTATTGCTTCAAACCATGCCTCTATCACGCCTTTAAATTTAGACTTAACCAGTTATGATGATCTAAAAAGCTTGGAATCTTGGCATGAGGGAATGTTAAAGTGA
- a CDS encoding polyprenyl synthetase family protein, which produces MNNPNLSFYYNECERFESFLKNHHLHLESFHPYLEKAFFEMVLNGGKRFRPKLFLAVLCALVGQKDYSNQQTEYFKIALSIECLHTYSLIHDDLPCMDNAALRRNHPTLHAKYDETTAVLIGDALNTYSFELLSNALLESHIIVELIKILSVNGGIKGMILGQALDCYFENTPLNLEQLTFLHEHKTAKLISASLMMGLVASGIKDEELFKWLQAFGLKTGLCFQVLDDIIDVTQDEKESGKTTHLDGAKNSFVNLLGLEKTSGYAHTLKTEILNDLNALEPTYLSLQENLNALLNTLFKGKT; this is translated from the coding sequence ATGAATAACCCTAATTTATCCTTTTACTATAATGAGTGCGAGCGTTTTGAAAGCTTTTTAAAAAACCATCATTTACACCTTGAAAGCTTCCACCCTTATTTGGAAAAAGCCTTTTTTGAAATGGTGCTTAATGGAGGCAAAAGGTTCCGCCCTAAGCTTTTTTTAGCCGTGCTTTGCGCATTAGTGGGTCAAAAAGATTATTCCAACCAACAAACAGAATATTTTAAAATCGCTTTAAGCATTGAATGCTTGCACACTTATTCGCTCATCCATGACGATTTGCCATGCATGGATAATGCCGCTTTAAGGAGAAACCACCCCACTTTACACGCTAAATACGATGAAACCACAGCCGTTTTAATCGGCGATGCGCTCAACACTTACTCTTTTGAATTGCTTTCAAACGCTTTACTAGAAAGCCATATCATTGTGGAATTGATCAAAATCTTAAGCGTTAATGGGGGGATTAAAGGCATGATCTTAGGGCAGGCTTTGGATTGCTATTTTGAAAACACGCCCTTAAATTTAGAGCAGCTCACTTTCTTACACGAGCATAAAACCGCTAAATTGATTAGCGCGAGTTTGATGATGGGGCTTGTTGCAAGTGGTATTAAAGATGAAGAGCTTTTTAAATGGCTTCAGGCTTTTGGGTTAAAAACGGGTCTTTGCTTTCAAGTGCTAGATGATATTATAGATGTTACGCAAGATGAAAAAGAAAGCGGTAAAACCACTCATTTAGACGGCGCTAAAAACAGCTTCGTGAATTTATTAGGGCTAGAAAAGACAAGCGGTTACGCTCACACTTTAAAAACAGAGATTTTAAACGATTTGAATGCATTAGAACCTACTTATCTTTCATTGCAAGAAAATTTAAACGCATTATTGAACACTCTATTTAAAGGCAAGACATGA
- the folE gene encoding GTP cyclohydrolase I FolE has translation MENFFNQFFESIGEDKNREGLKETPKRVQELWKFLYKGYKEDPKVALKSAYFQGVCDEMIVAQNIEFYSTCEHHLLPFLGNISLGYIPKEKIVGISAIAKLIEIYSKRLQIQERLTTQIAETFDEIIEPRGVIVVCEAKHLCMSMQGVQKQNAIIKTSVLRGLFKKDPKTRAEFMQLLKS, from the coding sequence ATGGAAAATTTTTTCAACCAATTTTTTGAAAGTATTGGCGAAGACAAGAATAGAGAAGGCTTGAAAGAAACGCCTAAAAGGGTTCAAGAATTATGGAAATTCTTGTATAAAGGCTATAAAGAAGATCCTAAAGTGGCTTTAAAAAGCGCGTATTTTCAAGGCGTTTGCGATGAAATGATAGTGGCTCAAAACATTGAATTTTACTCCACTTGCGAGCACCATTTGCTCCCTTTTTTGGGGAATATCAGTTTAGGATACATTCCTAAAGAAAAGATTGTAGGCATTAGCGCGATCGCCAAACTCATTGAAATTTATAGCAAACGCCTACAAATCCAAGAAAGGCTGACCACTCAAATTGCAGAAACCTTTGATGAGATCATAGAGCCAAGGGGTGTGATCGTGGTTTGTGAAGCCAAGCATTTGTGCATGAGCATGCAAGGGGTGCAAAAGCAAAATGCGATCATTAAAACAAGTGTGTTAAGAGGCCTCTTTAAAAAAGACCCTAAAACCAGAGCTGAATTTATGCAACTCTTAAAATCTTAG
- the htpX gene encoding zinc metalloprotease HtpX translates to MRARCSKKSSMRKEKIMTNFEKIIARNRLKTNAVLATYCAIFAFIGLLVDAIRINANDLGIALFKLITFQIFPTITIVMFVVAFVIIVICIQNFSSIMLSGDEYKLIDPSKVLGSKENQIHRLLLELLEEAKLHFEPKLYIINAPYMNAFASGWDESNSLIALTSALIERLDRDELKAVIAHELSHIRHNDIRLTMCVGILSNIMLLVANFSVYFFMGNRKNSGANLARMILLVLQIILPFLTLILQMYLSRTREYMADSGAAFLMHDNKPMIRALQKISNDYTNNDYKEIDKNSTRSAAYLFNAEMFSTHPSVKNRIQSLRKRVI, encoded by the coding sequence ATGCGAGCGCGTTGCTCAAAGAAATCAAGCATGAGAAAGGAGAAAATAATGACGAATTTTGAAAAGATTATCGCGCGAAACAGGCTCAAAACGAACGCGGTTTTAGCGACTTATTGCGCGATTTTTGCTTTTATCGGGTTGTTGGTGGATGCTATTAGAATCAACGCTAATGATTTAGGCATAGCCCTTTTTAAACTCATCACTTTTCAAATTTTTCCTACGATTACTATTGTCATGTTTGTGGTGGCTTTTGTCATTATTGTTATTTGTATCCAAAATTTTAGCTCTATCATGTTAAGCGGCGATGAATACAAACTCATTGATCCGAGCAAGGTTTTAGGCTCTAAAGAAAATCAAATCCATCGCCTTTTGTTAGAGCTTTTAGAAGAAGCCAAGCTTCATTTTGAACCGAAGCTTTACATCATTAACGCCCCTTACATGAACGCTTTTGCGAGCGGGTGGGATGAGTCTAATTCCCTTATCGCTCTTACAAGCGCTTTAATAGAGAGGTTGGACAGAGATGAATTGAAAGCCGTGATCGCTCATGAGCTCAGCCACATACGGCACAATGACATCCGCTTGACCATGTGCGTGGGGATTTTGAGCAATATCATGCTGTTAGTGGCTAATTTTAGCGTGTATTTTTTCATGGGGAATCGCAAGAATAGCGGGGCGAATTTAGCCCGAATGATTTTATTGGTTTTACAGATCATCTTGCCTTTTTTAACGCTTATTTTACAAATGTATTTGAGCCGCACACGAGAATACATGGCCGATAGCGGGGCGGCGTTTTTAATGCATGACAATAAGCCCATGATTAGAGCCTTACAAAAAATTTCCAACGATTACACCAATAACGATTATAAAGAAATAGATAAAAATAGCACCCGATCAGCGGCCTATCTTTTTAACGCTGAAATGTTTAGCACCCACCCTAGCGTTAAAAATCGTATCCAATCCTTAAGAAAGCGTGTGATTTAA
- the truD gene encoding tRNA pseudouridine(13) synthase TruD has protein sequence MNLNFIPLLHAYNHASIDFHFNSSARDFCVHEVPLYEFSNTGEHAVIQVRKSGLSTLEMLQIFSQILGVKIAELGYAGLKDKNALTTQFISLPKKYAPLLEKNTHNLQERNLKILSLNYHHNKIKLGHLKGNRFFMRFKKMTPLNAQKTKQVLEQIVQFGMPNYFGSQRFGKFNDNHKEGLKILQNKTKFAHQKLNAFLISSYQSYLFNSLLSKRLEISKIISDFSVKENLEFFKQKNLSVNSNTLKALKNQAHPFKILEGDVMRHYPYGKFFDALELEKESERFLKKEAVPTGLLDGKKALYAKNLSLEIEKEFQHNLLNSHAKTLGSRRFFWVFAENITSQYIKEKAQFELGFYLPKGSYASALLKEIKHEKGENNDEF, from the coding sequence ATGAATTTAAACTTTATACCCCTATTGCATGCTTATAACCATGCGAGCATTGATTTTCATTTCAATTCTAGCGCTAGGGATTTTTGCGTGCATGAAGTGCCTTTGTATGAATTTAGCAACACGGGCGAACATGCCGTTATTCAAGTGAGGAAAAGCGGTTTAAGCACTTTAGAAATGCTTCAAATTTTTTCTCAAATTTTAGGGGTAAAAATCGCTGAATTGGGTTATGCGGGCTTGAAAGATAAAAACGCGCTGACGACTCAATTCATCTCACTCCCTAAAAAATACGCCCCTTTATTAGAAAAAAATACGCATAATTTGCAAGAAAGAAACCTTAAGATTTTATCTTTGAATTACCATCATAATAAAATCAAATTAGGGCATTTAAAGGGTAATCGCTTTTTTATGCGTTTTAAAAAAATGACCCCCCTAAACGCTCAAAAAACAAAGCAGGTTTTAGAACAAATCGTGCAATTTGGCATGCCGAATTATTTTGGCTCACAACGCTTTGGGAAGTTCAATGACAACCATAAAGAGGGGTTAAAAATCTTGCAAAATAAAACGAAATTCGCCCATCAAAAATTAAACGCTTTTTTAATTTCAAGCTATCAAAGTTATTTGTTTAACTCGCTTTTAAGCAAACGATTAGAAATCAGTAAAATCATTAGCGATTTTAGCGTCAAAGAAAATTTAGAATTTTTTAAACAAAAAAATTTAAGCGTTAATTCAAACACCCTAAAAGCCCTTAAAAACCAAGCCCACCCCTTTAAAATCCTAGAAGGCGATGTGATGCGCCATTACCCTTATGGGAAGTTTTTTGACGCTTTAGAATTAGAAAAAGAAAGCGAAAGGTTTTTGAAAAAAGAAGCTGTGCCTACGGGGTTACTAGACGGCAAAAAGGCTCTTTATGCAAAAAATTTGAGTTTAGAAATTGAAAAAGAATTCCAGCATAATCTTTTAAATAGCCATGCTAAAACGCTAGGCTCTAGGCGGTTTTTTTGGGTGTTTGCAGAAAATATAACTTCTCAATACATCAAAGAAAAAGCGCAATTTGAATTGGGATTTTACTTGCCTAAAGGGAGTTATGCGAGCGCGTTGCTCAAAGAAATCAAGCATGAGAAAGGAGAAAATAATGACGAATTTTGA